In Hyla sarda isolate aHylSar1 unplaced genomic scaffold, aHylSar1.hap1 scaffold_116, whole genome shotgun sequence, the genomic stretch CATTGATGGACTTAGATTTTTTcccattgatggacttagacttctcattgatggacttagacttcttcCAATTGATGGACTTAAACTTCTCCTCATTGATGGACTTAGAATTCTTCCCTTCGATTGACTTAGACTTCTTCCCATTGATGGACTTAAACTTCTCCTCATTGAGggacttagacttctcctcattgatggacttagacttctttccattgatggacttagactttTCCTCATagatggacttagacttctcctcattgatggacttagacttctcctcgttgatggacttagacttcttcCAATTGAAAGGCTTAGACTTCATCCCATTGATGGCCTTAGACTTCTTCCCATTGAAGGGCTTAGACTTCTTCCCATTGATTGACTTAGACTTCTTCCCATggatggacttagacttctcctcaTTGATGGACTTAGATTTTTTTccattgatggacttagacttctcctttttgatggacttagacttctcctcaTTGAGGGACTTAGACTTCTTcccattgatggacttagacttctcattgatggacttagacttcttcccattgatggacttagacttcttcTCTTTGAGGGACTTAGTCTTCTTTCCATTGgtggacttagacttctcctcattgatggacttagacttctttccattgatggacttagacttcttcccatggatggacttagacttctcctcattgatggacttagatttctcctcattgatggacttagacttcttcccattgatggacttagacGTCTCCTCATTAATGTACTTAAACTTCTTCCCATAgatggacttagacttcttcCCATTGATAGACTTAGACTTctcattgatggacttagacttcttcccattgatggacttagacttcttcTCTTTGAGGGACTTAGTCTTCTTTCCATTGgtggacttagacttctcctcaTTGATGGACTTAAACTTCTCCTCATTGATGGACTTAGCCTTCTTTccattgatggacttagacttcttcccatggatggacttagacttctcctcaTTGATGGACTTAGATATTTTcccattgatggacttagacttctcaTTGTTGAACTTCTCctcattgatggacttagacGATCGACCCAGACTTCTTCCCATTTATGGACTTAAACTTCTCcccattgatggacttagacttcttcCCTTCGATGGACTTAGACATCTTTCCATTGATGGACTTAGAATTCTCctcattgatggacttagacttcttcCCATTGATGGACTTAAACTTCTCctcattgatggacttagacttctttccattgatggacttagacttctcattattgatggacttagacttctcctcattgatggacttagacttctcattattgatggacttagacttctcctcaTTGATGGACTTAGATTTTTATccattgatggacttagacttctcctcaTTGATCGACTTAGACTTCTTACaattgatggacttagacttctcctcaTTGATGGACTTAAACTTCTCCCCATTCATGGACTTAGACTTATTCCCATTGATTGACTTAGACTTCTTCTCTTTGATGGACTTAGTCTTCTTCCCATTGgtggacttagacttctcctcaTTGATGTACTTAGACTTCTTCTCtttgatggacttagacttcttcCCATTGATTGACTTAAACTTCTCctcattgatggacttagactttttcccattgatggacttagacttctcttcattgatggacttagacttctcctcaTTGATGGACTAAGATTTCTTCCCATTGATTGACTTAGACTTTTCCTCATTGATGGACTTATACTTTTTTACActgatggacttagacttctcctccttgatggacttagacttctcccCATTGATGGACGTAGACTTCTCCTCATTGACTGACTTAGACTTCTCctcattgatggacttagacttctcctcattgatggacttagacttctcccCATTGAaggacttagacttctcctcaCTGATCGACTTAGACTTCTCCCCATTGATGGACTTAGATTTCTCCTCACTGATCGACTTAGACTTCTTcccattgatggacttagacttctcctcattgatggacttagacttctcctcaCTGATCGACTTAGACTTCTTCCCATTAATGGACCTAGACTTCTCcccattgatggacttagacttctccccattgatggacttagacttctcctcattgatggacttagacttcttcCAATTGAAGGGCTTAGACTTCTTcccattgatggacttagacttctcctcattgatggacttagatttttttacattgatggacttagacttctcctcattgatggacttagacttctcctcattgatggacttagacttctcctcattgatggacttagacttctcctcaTTGATGGACTTAAACTTCTCcccattgatggacttagacttctccccattgatggacttagacttctcttcattgatggacttagactttttcccattgatggacttagacttctcctcattgatggacttagacttctcctcattgatggacttagactttccccattgatggacttagtcttctcctcattgatggacttagacttctcctccttgatggacttagacttcttcCCATTGATTGACTTAGACTTACCCTCtttgatggacttagacttctcccCATTGATGGACGTAGACTTCTCCTCATTGACTGATTTAGACTTCTCctcattgatggacttagacttctcctcattgatggacttagacttctcctcattgatggacttagactttccccattgatggacttagtcttctcctcattgatggacttagacttctcctccttgatggacttagacttcttcCCATTGATTGACTTAGACTTACCCTCtttgatggacttagacttctcccCATTGATGGACGTAGACTTCTCCTCATTGACTGATTTAGACTTCTCctcattgatggacttagacttctcccCATTGATTGACTTAGACTTTTTcccattgatggacttagacttctccccattgatggacttagacttctccccattgatggacttagacttctcctcaTTGATGGACTTAGATTTCTTcccattgatggacttagacttctcaATGATGGACTAAGACTTCTTCCTATTGATCGACTTAGACTTCTTCCCATTGATTGACTTAGACTTCTCctcattgatggacttagactttttcccattgatggacttagacttctctTCATTGATGGACTGAGACTTCTCctcattgatggacttagacttctcctcatagatggacttagacttctccccattgatggacttagacttctcctcattgatggacttagacttctccccattgatggacttagacttctccccattgatggacttagacttctccccattcatggacttagacttctccccattcatggacttagacttcttcccattgatggacttagacttctccccattgatggacttagacttctcctcattgatggacttagacttctcccCATTGAAGGACTTAGATTTCTCCTCACTGATCGACTTAGACTTCTTCCCATTGATGGACTTAGAGTTCTCCTCACTGATCCACTTAGACTTCTCCTCACTGATCGACTTAGACTTCTTcccattgatggacttagacttctcctcattgatggacttagacttctccccattgatggacttagacttctccccattgatggacttagactgctccccattgatggacttagacttctccccattgatggacttagaccgctccccattgatggacttagacttctccccattgatggacttagacttctcccCATTGATGGATATATTTCAGACTTTGGCTCAAAGAACTACATTTCAAATGTTTTATTCAGCAAATCACACCTCACAGAAGTCTGCATGTGTCCAGGTGGAGGGTGTGTGGCTTAGGCTCCTTTAAGGGGCTCTCCTGTTTCAATATGTCTGCTAGGGGTATAATATAAATTCACTATTCTCACTTTCAGAGCTGGGTTACACCCAGgggccttttttttcttctcctgatGAACCGCTGTCCTGCCTCTCATCATTATCTTCTTAACCTACTACCACCAATCACTGAGGCTGCAGGGTGTTTGGAGCATCATCAGGAGAGCAGGGGCATTGCATCATCAGGAGAGCAGGGACAGTACATGATCAGGAGAGCAGGGACAGTACATGATCAGGAGAGCAGGGACAGTATATCATCAGGAGGGCAGGGACAGTACATCATCAAGAGACCAGGGACAGTACATCATCAAGGGAGAGGGACAGTACATAATCAGGAGAACAGGAACAGTACATAATCAAGAGAGCCGGGTGAGTACATAATCAGGAGAACAGGGATAGTACATAACCAGGAGAACAGGGATAGTACATCATCAGGAGAGCAGGAATAGTACATCATCAGTAGAGCAGGGACAGTACATTATCAGGAGAGCAGGGAAAGACCATCATCAGGAGAGCAGGGAGAgtacatcatcaggagaagagggacaGTGCATCATCAGGAGAACAGGGATAGTGCATAATCAGGAGAGCAGTAAAAGTACATCATCAGGAGAGCAGGGACAGTACATCATCAGGAGAGCAGGGAAAGACCATCATCAGGAGAGCAGGGAGAGTACATCATTAGGAGATCAGGGACAGTACATCATCAGGAGAGAAGGGAAAGACCATCATCAGGAGAACAGGGAGAGTACATCATAAGGAGATCAGGGACAGACCATCATCAAGAGAGCAGGGACAGTACATCATCAGGAGAACAGGGGCAGTGCATCATCAGGAAAGCAGGGACAGTGCCTCATCAGGAGAGAAGGGACAGTACATCATCAGGAGAGCAGGGACAGTGCATCATAAGGAGAGCAGGGACAGTGCATCATCAGGAGAGCAGGGACAGTACATGATCAGGAGAGCAGGGACAGTACATCATCAAGAGAGCAGGTACAGTACATCATCAGGAGAGCATGGACAGTACATCATCAGGAGATTAGGTACAGTACATGATCAGGAGAGCAGGGACAGACCATCATCATGAGAGCAGGGACAGTACATTATCAGGAGAGCAGGGACAGTACATCATCAGAAAAGCAGGGAATGTACATTATCAGGAGATCAGGGACGGTACATCATCAGGAGAGCAGGGACAGTACATCATCAGGAGATCAGGGACGGTACATGATCAGGAAAGCAGGGACAGTACATGATCAGCAGAACAGGGACAGTACATCATCAGGAGAGCAGGGACAGTACATCTTTAGGAGTTTAGGTACAGTACATCATCAGGGGAGCAGGGACAGTACATCATCAGGAGAGCAGGGACAGTACATCATCAGGAGAGCAGGGACAGTACATCATTAGAGGATAAAAAGAGAAGCACAGATATAAACATCAACTCAGTGAACAAAGCCTAGGAATGCATAAAAATTGCTAACTAAGCATTTCAAGAATTTTTTATTGCATCTTTTCAGTGTTTTTGTTGCATTgcattttttcaggtgtttttcaaGCCCTATAAAGCGGGCGATATGAAagataccagaaaaaaaatcctgcatgATAGAAAGTACAGAGCAAAGGAACCCCACCAAATTAATTAAAAAACGTATTATGGACATTATAGTGGATACTTTCATGGAACATCCAAGTGCAATGATAAAGGGcaggaaaaaaaatactgtaaaaaCACAGCGTGTAAAAGCCCATACAAATAGATTTTTTtaggtttaaatttttttttaaactttacaagggaaagttaaaaaaaaatttaatttcaagTAGAAAACCGGTttaaaaactgtgtttttttgttttgttttgtttttaccttGTGTGTGACAATGCAAATGAGACGTTTCCCGTCGCACTCTCTTTTGCACGATGGCGAGTAATTTATAGCCGGCCGTCTGTGGACTGGAATCACATTTACATAATTTAAGGATGTTTATATGGCATGACAACAAAAGGCGAGGACGAGCGCTCACACCCATCCATTATGATCATTAGTGGAGCGCCGAGAATTTCCGGTTTAACAGGATCGCCGCATCCTGTGACCAATTTACTATCTATTCATAAAAGAGGTGACTGACGGCTGTGGAGGAAACACTTCTGTGACTTCACTCTCTGAATTTCCAGATCACTTCGGACTTTCTCAGGTTGAGACTTTTCTCGTATTATCGCAGATTTTTCACTTCCCCATTGAACTCAAAGAGGGAAAATCTGAAAAAATGTTACTAAAAGTAGAGCCCGCAAActgtataaggcagtgtttcccaactagtgttcctccaacttttgcaaaactacaactcccagcattcccggacagccgttggggtATAGTTTGCTGTGTTAGTTTAGAGAAAAATCCAGGGAAAGATTAGGGAGAATTAGTTTTCctgtgtttgggaaacattggtctaatATCTATGAGGTGAAAGGTTATATTGAATCTAAACTGCCCCATCCTTTTGTTCTTGATACCATAATTTGccaccagaggagtctggcagcggcttacccCCTTGTCTATTTTGGAGTGCAGAACAAATGTTCCTCAGACAGCTATCACGTGCAGGGTCACCACAACTATGCCTCTGCCCCTATTGTTCTCTGGGGTTCTAGACCTGTTGTCCCTTGAAGACGCCAACAATGGTGCATACATTCACCCTGTGGTTCCCCTGCCTCTTTCaaagaaaactatatatataataatacttacctagccctggtccccCACAGCTCACGTTTTACTCCGACAGTATCCCAATCTTCTTTCTTCCTCTAAGTGCTTGTTGCAGGACCTgtcggctcagccaatcactgtctgaGCTGGGATACCActatggccagtgattggctgaatgggcagATCCTGCAACAAGCACTCATTTTAGAAGAAGTAAGAAGACTGGGAGACTGGATGGAGCCAAACGGGAGATGTAGGGGgccagggctaggtaagtattgGTTCTATGTTCTATATATTGTTtgctttttgttattttgaagatTAGTCTCTAATTCTCACCATGGAGTAGGACCATGCCTGGTTATTTCATCCTGGTGTTTTTAGTTAAGGTCCATCAGGATAAGATATTAGAGGCAGAAGAACCACAAGGTGGAGCTATGAGTCCTCAATTGCGCCTTTGAGGGGCACAAGTTCCAGAATTCCAGGAAACAATCAGGGCAGACCCTACACGTGATAGCTATCTGAGGAACATTTGTTGGCTCAAAATACATCATCTCAGACCAGGAAGAAGATCTGGAGACTGGATGGAGCCAACCTATAGGGTAGGTATGGAGTCTTCAAACCCCCATCCCAACACCCCCACAGCACcagattattatattattttttttagaaaagaccagacaacccctttaaagttctccAGGAAGTGTTTCTTGGGTTGGAGCCATGATGTTGGGATGTTGGCATCTTGGTGAAGGCTTCTGGAGATCTACGTTGCTCCTTTCAATTTGAGAGGTTTCCCTGAAGGAAAATCTAGGTTAAGTAATGTTTGTAGAGTAAACAGAGATGGGGGAAGAGATGTGGAGAAGGATTTCCTATCCGTAAGAACAGGTTCCAGTAGGTGAACTGACGGGTAGAGAATGAGCCGGAGCGACCTTACCGTAATTTACTGCTGTGCGGATATAATAGGAGGAATTATGGGAAATCATCAGTGATCATGATGAAGGTTCTCGTTACAAAACGATGGCTGAGTCCTCCGTACAGGACGTTCTTCTCACAGATGCTGGAGGATTTATTCATGGTGAATCTTCATGGAGAGGAAGTGATTGTCTCCTGAGTCACCGCCAAGATGATGTCCAGGACTTTGGCCTCGTAGGACAGTAAGTGTCCCTGATGGTTACAGAGCCGGCGATTCATCTTTGTATCCGGTGATATAGAGACCTGACCTCCAGCTCTttggtttttaagaaaaaaattattttactaaaagtcattttatatatatatatatatatatatatatatatatatatatatatatatatttttttttttttttttaataaagatgtGAAAAATTACAACTGAaattaccggggggggggggggggggggggtgcagggagCGTGATCCGAAACACTGAAAACCTTATAGGACACAATGTGATGGCCTCAGACCCACACGTGGACGTTTTATTAATtatattgtcaggtttttttctctTCAAGTTATTTTCCAATAATCCTTTTGGTAATTATGACTTATGACACTTCCAGGGACctcatgtattaaaggggtactccgcccctaaacatcttttcctctatcttatcccctatcctgtgggcggcaggggctgtgatatcacagccacgcctcctcatgatgtcatgccccaccccctcaatgcaagtctatagacttgcgttgggggggggggggtggcatgacgtcacaaggggcatggccgtgacatctcgACCCTTCTGCTTgctctaagcattcagaacaaaatgtttcgaacactggggcagtggagtaccccttaaatctcAGTGGAGAGCGGCCACATCTGTACTTATGGTAATACTATGGGAC encodes the following:
- the LOC130302301 gene encoding uncharacterized protein LOC130302301: MGRSLSPSMRRSLNQSMRRSLRPSMGRSLSPSKRKSKSISEEKSKSINGEKSKSISEEKSKSFNGEKSKSINEEKSKSINEEKSKSVNEEKSTSINGEKSKSIKEEKSKSISSKSINEEKFKSINGKKSKSIKEKKSKYINEEKSKSTNGKKTKSIKEKKSKSINGNKSKSMNGEKFKSINEEKSKSINCKKSKSINEEKSKSING